The following are encoded in a window of Ruficoccus amylovorans genomic DNA:
- a CDS encoding tagaturonate epimerase family protein: MPQANTPVILGLKKSFGFGDRLGLAGPGHIAALEKSTFYGMLAQQSMRELTRSRRRADQVVEAARTAVEAAHFTRPWGADADHLKTVEDVAHTAKAGFTFFTLDPSASVANAADTMSEDELRAETGKLAAEGLLPGDWPRRYLDGKWEVDNGPPLTFDEESLLRAAVKYTRATATCARLYQAVAEHCTSRPFEVEIAVDETSAPTSHREHLFLALELKRRGVSFISLAPRFVGKFEKGIDYVGDIAAFNDELKRHVAIARTLGPYKISVHSGSDKFSLYPSIGRICGDLLHVKTAGTSYLEALRVVWRTDPELFREIAHYAAEHFEEEKTSFLISTTDEEVAALARDWPVDPESAYFEERVGRQLLHVTFGSVLVLGRRPSGLPFNEAIRESLHTHAGEYRQTLEACFTRHLSLLESESA, translated from the coding sequence ATGCCTCAAGCGAATACACCCGTCATCCTCGGATTGAAAAAATCTTTCGGCTTCGGTGACCGGCTCGGCCTGGCCGGACCGGGGCACATTGCTGCACTGGAAAAGTCCACTTTCTACGGCATGCTCGCCCAACAGTCCATGCGCGAGCTGACCCGCAGCCGCCGCCGTGCCGACCAGGTAGTGGAGGCCGCCCGCACCGCCGTCGAGGCCGCCCACTTCACCCGCCCCTGGGGCGCGGACGCCGATCACCTCAAGACCGTCGAAGATGTCGCCCACACAGCCAAGGCAGGTTTCACCTTTTTCACGCTCGACCCGAGCGCCAGCGTGGCCAACGCCGCCGACACCATGAGCGAGGACGAATTGCGCGCGGAAACCGGCAAGCTCGCCGCCGAGGGCCTCCTGCCCGGTGACTGGCCACGCCGCTACCTCGACGGAAAGTGGGAAGTGGACAACGGCCCTCCCCTCACCTTCGACGAGGAATCCCTCCTGCGCGCCGCCGTCAAATACACCCGCGCCACCGCCACCTGCGCCCGTCTCTATCAGGCCGTGGCCGAGCACTGCACCTCGCGACCCTTCGAGGTCGAGATCGCGGTGGACGAAACCAGTGCTCCCACCAGCCACCGCGAACACCTCTTCCTCGCCCTCGAACTCAAACGCCGGGGGGTGAGCTTCATCAGCCTGGCCCCGCGCTTCGTGGGCAAGTTCGAAAAGGGCATCGACTATGTGGGCGACATTGCGGCCTTTAACGACGAGCTGAAGCGCCATGTAGCCATCGCCCGCACCCTCGGGCCGTACAAGATCTCCGTCCACAGCGGCTCGGATAAGTTCTCGCTCTACCCCTCCATCGGACGCATCTGCGGCGATCTCCTGCATGTGAAAACGGCCGGTACCAGCTACCTGGAAGCCCTCCGCGTGGTCTGGCGCACGGATCCGGAGCTCTTCCGCGAAATCGCCCACTACGCCGCCGAGCACTTCGAGGAGGAAAAGACGTCCTTTCTCATCTCCACCACCGACGAGGAAGTCGCCGCCCTGGCCCGCGACTGGCCCGTTGATCCCGAGAGCGCCTACTTCGAGGAGCGCGTGGGCCGGCAACTCCTGCATGTCACCTTCGGCTCCGTGCTCGTGCTCGGACGCCGCCCCTCCGGCCTCCCCTTTAACGAAGCCATCCGCGAGTCCCTTCACACCCACGCCGGGGAGTATCGCCAGACGCTCGAAGCCTGCTTCACCCGCCACCTCTCCCTGCTCGAATCCGAAAGCGCCTAA